From Pyrenophora tritici-repentis strain M4 chromosome 1, whole genome shotgun sequence, the proteins below share one genomic window:
- a CDS encoding Trichoplein multi-domain protein, protein MSCINAAIEAIESRDPGDKFTYSEVARRFGVDRSTLSRRHQQIRGSNEAKSRNQQLLHPHQELQLLEHIDELTEAGLPPTRTMIQNFASAIAGRAASQSWVTRFFHRHPDAIISRWSTGLDRNRHRADSVYKYESYFDLLSTKMAQHHIRAQDVYNMDEKGFLIGVTGRSKRVFSKQKYETGGFKKVIQDGNRDWITVIAAICADGSTLPPAIIYEATSGNMYARWVDDIAIDDPVYVTSSPSGWTNDQVGLAWLEQVFDRHTKEKAGNHTRLLILDGHGSHVTMDTHTLQPLDVVMFKPLAAVYSLSLQHYLQASHGLLAVRKDDFYRLFKPAWDSSFIKKHALKAFKATGIAPIDPEVVLKKFRKSTLTAPPPLVNVSRATITNLINQAYDPSSIAANNLSEILLRLQAAKEIAEYEKDALRAALHVHQKPRNRHEPPLDLQQRKAFHSGAVWWSPCKLREARFRQLVKEKEKEKELLDKIELKEAKENNRIYQLKIKEAARAAREEAKKVRDEAKAVKAAELDAKRRDRDAAKAIQQPQSGKRKASKPAAKQQPKKRRVGGAGGGTLAEVAAPAPHQQPPDAAGPSILRQNIDKQSCRATSIDQYTGKSRDNSYCSFANSTEHRKHVDDVLKEELGHLYVGIPGFFDAFFGDVLGLRPAAQAVFDKCQGGDSPLYRV, encoded by the exons atgagttgtatcaacgctgcgattgaagctattgaatcgcgtgatcccggagataaatttacatactctgaggttgcgcgccgctttggtgttgatcgctctacgttgtcgcgacgccatcaacagatccggggctcaaatgaagccaaatcacgtaatcagcaactccttcacccacaccaggagctacagcttctagagcacattgacgagcttactgaggctggcttaccaccgacgaggactatgatccagaactttgctagtgctatagccggaagggctgcctcccaaagctgggtgacgcgcttctttcaccgtcatcccgacgcgattatatcacgttggtcaactggtttggaccgcaatcgccaccgggctgattctgtatacaagtacgagtcgtactttgatctactatctactaaaatggctcagcaccatattcgggcgcaggatgtatataatatggatgagaagggattccttattggagtgacggggaggagtaagagagtgtttagtaagcagaaatatgagactgggggctttaagaaagtgatacaggacggcaacagagattggatcactgttatcgctgctatatgtgctgatgggagtacgttaccgcccgcgattatatacgaagctacttcgggcaacatgtacgccagatgggttgatgatatcgcaattgacgatccagtctacgttacctcaagtccctcagggtggaccaatgatcaggtaggcctggcatggctcgaacaggtgtttgatcgccatacgaaggagaaggccggcaatcacacacgcttactcatccttgacggccatgggagtcacgttactatgga TACCCAtacgctgcagccactcgatgtggtaatgttcaaacctctggcagccgtgtactcactcagcttgcagcactacctccaggcgagccacggtctcttagctgtgaggaaggatgacttctaccgtcttttcaagcctgcctgggactcctctttcattaagaagcacgcgttgaaggcatttaaagccactgggatagctcctatagatcccgaagtagtacttaaaaagttccgaaagtcaacactaacagcaccgccgccactagtgaacgtgagtagagctactatcacgaacctcattaatcaggcctacgatccgagctctattgcggccaacaacctctcagaaatactcctccgcctccaggctgccaaagagatcgccgagtacgagaaggacgcactgcgcgcggcgctacacgttcaccagaagccccgcaatcggcacgaacctcccctagatctacagcagcgaaaagcgttccattcaggggcagtttggtggtcgccgtgcaagcttcgagaggcccgcttcaggcagctagtgaaggagaaggagaaggagaaagagctacttgataagatagagttgaaagaggcaaaggagaacaacaggatctatcaacttaagatcaaagaggcagcgcgggcggcgcgtgaggaggcaaagaaggtgcgggatgaagccaaggctgtaaaggctgccgaacttgacgccaaacgacgcgatcgcgacgctgcaaaggctatacaacaaccccaatcgggcaagcgtaaggcttcaaagcccgctgcaaagcaacagccaaaaaaacgacgcgtgggtggtgctggcggtggtactctggctgaggtggctgcaccggctccccaccaacaaccacccgacgcggccgggccgtcaatactccggcaaaatatagataaacaaagttgtagagctacgtctatagatcaatacaccggaaaatctcgcgataatagttatt GCAGCTTCGCGAACTCGACGGAGCACCGTAAACACGTAGACGATGTGCTGAAGGAGGAGCTAGGCCATCTATACGTTGGCATACCTGGCTTCTTCGACGCGTTCTTCGGAGATGTGCTAGGTCTGAGACCGGCGGCACAGGCCGTGTTCGACAAGTGCCAGGGAGGAGATAGCCCTCTCTACCG CGTCTAA
- a CDS encoding PotE, Amino acid transporter, translating into MVDVSEKKLPTELERQTSTHEGQVQDFSYQLVGLSIQPEDARDMSAMEIISAGWCICNSWAGIAATFALAIAQGGPTTLVYGPIVILVLVGSCALTLSELASVYPTAGGQYHWTSILAPKSWSRGLSYCCGATNVFAWISLAAGVAIIVPQQILAMAVFWNPSYVPKAWHTFLLYQAANLMTLIYNIYVLKRTMWIHDVGFFLSLSGFVALFITSLSRSSSHFQPSEMVWHTFLNNSGWTDGIAFLTGLVNPNYMYAGIDGAIHLAEECKNAAVVVPRALMSTITIGFVTSLIFAISMMYCIKDLQAVLSSTTG; encoded by the exons ATGGTCGATGTGAGCGAGAAGAAGCTCCCCACAGAGCTAGAGCGTC AAACAAGCACACACGAAGGACAAGTCCAAGATTTTTCGTACCAGCTCGTCGGTCTCTCTATTCAACCCGAGGATGCACGGGACATGTCCGCCATGGAGATCATCTCTGCTGGATGGTGTATATGTAACAGCTGGGCTGGTATTGCCGCCACCTTTGCCCTCGCCATCGCTCAAGGTGGTCCCACTACCTTGGTCTACGGTCCGATTGTCATACTAGTGTTGGTTGGATCCTGTGCACTGACGTTGTCGGAACTTGCAAGTGTTTATCCTACAGCTGGTGGACAGTATCATTGGACTAGCATTTTGGCGCCCAAGAGTTGGAGTAGGGGGTTG AGTTATTGTTGTGGCGCCACCAACGTGTTTGCTTGGATTTCTCTCGCTGCCGGGGTTGCCATTATCGTTCCTCAACAAATTCTCGCTATGGCGGTCTTCTGGAACCCATCATATGTGCCAAAAGCTTGGCATACGTTCTTGTTATATCAAGCCGCAAACTTGATGACCCTGATATACAACATCTACGTCTTAAAGCGGACGATGTGGATCCATGATGTAGGCT TTTTCCTGTCTCTTTCTGGTTTCGTAGCACTGTTCATCACCAGTCTCTCTCGTAGCAGCTCGCACTTCCAGCCCTCGGAGATGGTGTGGCATACATTCCTGAACAACAGTGGATGGACCGATGGCATCGCATTTTTGACTGGTCTTGTTAATCCGAACTACATGTACGCGGGTATAGACGGGGCGATACATTTGGCAGAAGAGTGCAAGAACGCCGCGGTGGTGGTACCTCGCGCACTCATGAGTACGATAACTATCGGCTTTGTGACGTCACTCATCTTCGCCATTTCCATGATGTACTGTATCAAGGATTTACAGGCTGTTCTTTCAAGTACTACAGGGTAG
- a CDS encoding Dimer-Tnp-hAT domain containing protein, whose amino-acid sequence MEPSTPTSPSPSNIIRLDLTSLTPSPIPTSSPTPILSPTPIQYHESPDEFVQGGITYVKRAIIARKDFRQGTSHIWKYGLQYIRDSDKKEVYYCHECRVGKSKQELFVINGTSRIRNHLEQKHQIDPQSGIKRKGSVRKSIIDQQKDGAASSIFFWKESVEKFKELLIRWIVYCHIAFFQLENQYFRELLLFLNPALLNHLPKAAKTIRSWVMNAFISKKQQLREDLHHSRSRISISFDLWTSPNPYAILGVVAMWIDTTGMRRVTALGMRRIYGEHTGENLGSVVLELLEEYDISGDQIGYFMLDNASANDTAVEFILKDLCPWMKSKQRRHRRLRCLGHVINLCCQAFLMGRNCEKYLAKLEKHHQRGDYTKVEELWKKFGCLGRLHNLVRYIRLTPQRREEFATIIIGGDLSQFDGLELIQNNSTAGTHELFSARHVPGKGSVGIANFKLDGQHWFELEKIELALKDFYAATLLSEGKKTSLADWFSTLDCLLREISETKDHYHDIHTEDDNNFTWKYLQGCADAAWLKCVEYYNNQQLNWQNRFPEDTDLPPAYYAAQILDPYRKWGWFRQEWVLHGDEEKKRWFENAQLAVKHLWETEYKGRYPVEMLPPPARKERDPDPAFDRQREHKRIRIDAPVSTTDLYEQYISTDRLHNEEAGCNEAIAYWLSRYDSQRDLARFALDMFAISPMSDECERLFSSAKLTIVDRRGRLKADIIEACECLRAWYGKPQAEGNSDIEDSENEDD is encoded by the exons atggagccttcaacaccaacctcaccgtccccatcgaatattataagactagatttaacgtctcttactccatctcctatccccacgtcatcacccacccctatactatcacccactcctattcaatatcacgaatctccagatgagttcgtgcagggcggtatcacgtacgtgaaacgtgcaataattgcaaggaaggatttccgtcaaggtacatcacacatctggaagtacggactccaatacattcgagatagcgataagaaagaggtgtattactgccatgagtgcagggttgggaagagcaagcaagagttgtttgtcatcaatggcacttctaggatccggaatcacctggaacagaagcaccagattgatccccagagtggcatcaagcgaaagggttctgtacggaagtctataatcgaccagcaaaaggatggggctgcttccagcatctttttctggaaggagtcagtagagaagtttaaagagcttctaattcgttggattgtgtactgccatatcgccttctttcaattagagaaccagtactttcgtgaactactcctctttttaaatccggcactactcaaccacctcccgaaggctgcgaagactatccgaagctgggtaatgaatgcattcatatcgaagaagcaacagcttagggaggacctacaccattcacggagtaggatctctatctcctttgatctctggacttcaccaaacccttacgctatcctaggcgtcgtcgctatgtggattgatactaccggcatgcgacgtgttaccgctttaggtatgcgacgtatatacggcgaacatactggagagaatcttggatcggtggtccttgaattgctggaagaatacgacattagcggagatcagattggatactttatgctggataatgcctcggcaaatgataccgctgttgagtttatactcaaggatctctgcccatggatgaagtcaaaacaacgtcgtcatcgccggctacgttgcttgggccatgtcatcaacctctgttgccaggcgttccttatggggcgaaactgtgagaagtatcttgcgaagctggagaagcatcatcaacgtggcgactatacgaaggtggaagagctctggaagaagttcggatgtttgggtcgtcttcacaacctggtgcgatacatcaggcttactccacaacggcgtgaggagtttgctacaattattatcggcggagatctttcgcaattcgacgggcttgagcttatccagaacaactcgaccgctggaactcatg agctcttctcggctcgtcatgtacctggaaagggctccgtagggatcgcgaactttaagcttgatggacagcactggtttgagcttgaaaagattgaactcgctctcaaagacttctatgctgcaactttgctttctgaaggtaagaagacgtcacttgcggactggttttcaactttggactgccttctccgggagataagcgagacgaaggatcactaccacgacatccacactgaggacgataacaactttacatggaagtaccttcaaggctgcgctgatgctgcttggttaaagtgcgttgagtactataacaatcagcagctgaattggcaaaatcgattccctgaagatactgaccttccaccggcatattatgcggctcaaatccttgatccatatcgcaagtggggatggttcaggcaagagtgggttcttcatggcgacgaagagaagaagaggtggtttgaaaacgcacaattagcggtgaagcatctctgggagacagagtataagggaaggtaccctgtcgagatgctgccaccaccagccaggaaggagagagatcctgacccagcatttgatcgccagcgggaacataagcgcattcgaatagacgctccagtttctacaactgatttgtatgaacaatacatctctactgaccggcttcataacgaagaggcaggttgcaatgaggctattgcgtactggctatctcgctacgactcccaacgagatctcgctcgcttcgctctagacatgtttgcgatctcgcctatgtcggatgaatgcgaacgtctttttagtagcgcgaagcttactatcgtcgatcgccgtggtaggctgaaggcagatattatagaagcgtgcgagtgtctccgggcctggtatggaaagccccaagctgaggggaacagcgatatcgaggatagtgagaacgaagacgactag
- a CDS encoding WD40 repeat protein has translation MSLVSEAIWAASPTTTRGQATPLSSDPKGERIAYASGKSVFLRSIDDPAVSTQYTQHTAQTTVARFSPSGFYVASGDVSGSVRVWDCVGEGATKGEYHIIAGRINDLAWDGDSQRIIAVGDGKERFGHCITADSGNSVGEISGHSSQINCVSIRQQRPLRAATGSDDTSLVFYHGAPFKFNTSLRGQHNRFVFGTAFSPDGSVFASVGADKRIWLYDGKTGEAKTQIGEGVHTGSIFGISWAKDSTKFVTASADQTVRIWDPEAGKAIQRWRMGEEGVASIPDQQVGVVWPAGRSDGLIVSVDLDGNLNYLVDGNPNPTRVIRGHQKNITAAAIAGTTFATGSYEGRVLAWDTTTGLADRVEGASHSSYVAGITTSDSKNEVELHSVAWDDTLRSISVPDKIFTGEAHDLKFQPKAIAATSSIVLVPSSDAIAVYSKGAQVSSLSVKYTPTSIAAHGSTVAVGGDDKLVHIYTLSGTELNESETVLRRATAPISALAFSPSGKKLAVGAGNGKIYAYETTADWKVITDRWSAHTARITCLAWDESENFAASGSLDTNVMVWSIEDPGKRIKALNAHKDGVNGVAWEKANKVISAGGDASIKVWSVKA, from the exons ATGTCCCTAGTATCAG AGGCCATCTGGGCAGCGTCCCCTACAACTACTCGAGGGCAGGCCACGCCGCTGTCTTCGGACCCCAAGGGCGAACGCATAGCTTATGCG TCTGGCAAATCCGTCTTCCTTCGCTCCATCGACGATCCCGCTGTTAGCACGCAGTACACGCAACACACAGCACAGACGACCGTCGCCCGCTTTTCGCCCTCTGGCTTCTACGTTGCCAGCGGAGATGTGTCGGGAAGTGTCAGAGTATGGGACTGTGTCGGCGAGGGGGCTACAAAGG GCGAGTACCACATCATCGCGGGGCGCATCAACGACTTGGCGTGGGACGGCGACTCGCAGCGCATCATTGCAGTCGGTGACGGCAAGGAGCGTTTCGGCCACTGCATCACGGCCGACAGCGGCAACAGCGTAGGCGAGATATCGGGACACTCTTCGCAGATCAACTGTGTCTCGATCCGTCAGCAACGGCCGCTCCGTGCAGCCACGGGTTCCGACGATACCAGCCTGGTCTTCTACCATGGCGCTCCCTTCAAGTTCAACACCAGCTTGAGGGGCCAGCATAATCGGTTCGTCTTTGGTACCGCCTTCTCTCCCGATGGCTCCGTCTTTGCTAGTGTTGGCGCCGATAAGCGCATCTGGCTATACGATGGCAAGACTGGTGAGGCAAAGACACAGATTGGAGAGGGTGTGCATACTGGCAGCATATTCGGCATCTCGTGGGCAAAGGACTCGACCAAGTTCGTCACAGCCAGCGCTGACCAGACGGTTCGGATATGGGATCCTGAAGCTGGCAAGGCCATTCAGAGGTGGAGGATGGGCGAAGAAGGCGTTGCAAGCATACCCGATCAGCAGGTCGGTGTTGTGTGGCCAGCAGGCCGCAGTGACGGCCTCATTGTGAGCGTGGATCTCGACGGCAATCTCAACTACCTGGTCGACGGTAACCCGAACCCCACGCGTGTCATCCGAGGACACCAAAAGAACATCACAGCGGCTGCCATCGCCGGGACTACCTTCGCCACAGGCAGCTATGAAGGCCGTGTGCTGGCATGGGATACTACAACGGGCCTGGCCGATAGGGTCGAAGGCGCCTCCCACTCCAGCTATGTCGCCGGCATCACCACATCCGACAGCAAGAACGAGGTTGAATTACACAGTGTTGCATGGGATGACACGTTACGTTCCATCTCAGTTCCAGACAAGATCTTTACTGGAGAGGCACACGACCTCAAGTTCCAGCCCAAGGCTATCGCGGCCACATCGAGCATCGTCCTCGTTCCGTCATCCGACGCGATAGCTGTATACTCCAAGGGCGCCCAAGTAAGCTCACTATCGGTCAAGTACACACCGACCTCAATCGCTGCGCACGGCTCCACCGTAGCCGTTGGTGGAGACGACAAGCTTGTACACATCTACACCCTTTCCGGCACCGAGCTCAACGAGTCAGAGACGGTCCTCCGCCGCGCGACGGCCCCAATCTCAGCACTTGCCTTCTCTCCCTCGGGAAAGAAGCTTGCAGTAGGTGCTGGTAACGGCAAAATCTACGCATACGAGACAACCGCAGACTGGAAGGTCATTACAGACCGGTGGAGCGCCCATACCGCACGCATCACTTGCCTGGCTTGGGATGAGAGTGAGAACTTCGCTGCAAGTGGTAGCCTAGACACAAATGTCATGGTCTGGAGTATCGAGGACCCGGGGAAGCGGATCAAGGCTCTCAACGCACACAAGGATGGAGTCAACGGTGTCGCTTGGGAGAAGGCTAACAAGGTCATCTCGGCGGGTGGTGATGCAAGCATCAAGGTCTGGAGTGTAAAAGCATGA
- a CDS encoding WD40 repeat protein has protein sequence MLEFRTQGFNGYSVKYSPFFDSRIAVAASANFGLVGNGRLYILGLTANGIVAEKWFDTQDSLFDSTWSEAHESQLLTAGGDGSVKLFDINVPTYPIASWQEHAREVFAVHWNLVAKDTFLSSSWDGTIKIWNPNSNASLTTLPTHSCTYSASFSPHSPSVLSSVSSDSHLRVFDLRTPASASNHLTMSVPIHTPPKARMGAAAPVGIAPAEALTHDWNKYRDTIVATAGVDRVIRTFDIRMPQQGPVAVLPGHEYAVRKISWSPHLSDILLSASYDMTCRVWTDGSAMGVGSVKQENMLEDPMFYGGGREMGSMGRHTEFVTGVDWCLFGAEGWCASTGWDERVMVWDCRAVMQ, from the exons ATGCTTGAATTCCGGACCCAGGGCTTCAACGGCTACTCTGTCAAATACAGCCCATTCTTCGATTCGCGCATAGCCGTCGCAGCATCCGCAAACTTTGGTCTCGTCGGCAACGGGCGATTATATATTCTCGGTCTCACGGCAAACGGCATCGTTGCAGAGAAATG GTTCGACACACAAGACTCCCTCTTCGACAGCACATGGTCTGAAGCACACGAATCCCAGCTCCTCACCGCCGGCGGCGACGGCTCGGTAAAACTCTTCGACATCAACGTGCCCACGTACCCCATCGCCTCGTGGCAAGAACACGCGCGCGAAGTCTTCGCCGTGCACTGGAATCTCGTCGCAAAAGACACGTTCCTGTCGTCGTCCTGGGACGGCACAATCAAGATCTGGAACCCTAATTCCAATGCCAGTCTAACAACATTACCCACTCACTCGTGCACGTATTCTGCGAGTTTTAGTCCGCACAGTCCTAGTGTATTGAGTAGTGTGAGCTCGGATAGTCATCTTAGGGTGTTTGATTTACGGACCCCGGCGAGTGCGAGTAATCATTTGACTATGAGTGTGCCGATTCATACACCGCCAAAGGCGAGGATGGGTGCCGCGGCGCCCGTGGGGATTGCGCCCGCTGAGGCGCTAACGCATGATTGGAATAAATATCGCGATACTATTGTTGCGACGGCGGGTGTGGATCGCGTTATTCGGACGTTTGATATTCGAATGCCGCAGCAGGGGCCGGTTGCTGTGCTGCCGGGGCATGAGTATGCCGTCAGGAAAATTAGCTGGAGTCCGCACCTTTCGGATATCTTGCTAAGTGCCAGTTACGATATGACGTGCCGTGTGTGGACCGACGGTAGTGCCATGGGCGTGGGCAGTGTGAAGCAGGAGAATATGCTCGAGGATCCCATGTTTTATGGGGGTGGACGGGAGATGGGGAGCATGGGGAGGCATACTGAGTTCGTGACGGGCGTGGATTGGTGTCTTTTTGGAGCTGAAGGTTGGTGTGCCAGTACGGGCTGGGACGAGCGGGTTATGGTGTGGGACTGTAGGGCAGTCATGCAATGA
- a CDS encoding putative transcriptional co-activator protein, with product MAGTIRPNDMNVSTTPTLSSGTLPNLASLQTDVAKKPSAPRSPRIDVEPLYTAVKASISDADWTIYKKALSFFLLGNLNQEELTHKLSKILTTPALEHAHNALFTAIYGNIWRDAPDAGIASWVSSSDKPTSGTIKGTGDESEKRLKHEVMQLSRRERKRLKGIPAGESPLSTGLEGLGGAATGPAQEYVEARRAKQMDVGANNIQGGGGFGKTNWDLEIRKRYTSALYVETHEFPTATTIGYRLLPICYEFGLPQGHTVDCPDYLNIATETYIKEALANLLGKVSSNGPGYVRTGEFKKKLAREERLAERGELLRGSGGELPIETEERRKRKLLCMEDLRLALDLGDSYLGQTPLIAGSIMNSRFLDTEGIEEIYDEPAKPLTNGALTNGINGTGATKHQLKGETWTIDFGDPMQIDDEVNTNWQGGGVQDVQELDDALDDVLNLGDL from the exons ATGGCCGGCACAATACGCCCAAATGACATGAATGTGTCGACGACGCCCACGCTGTCCTCGGGCACCCTCCCCAACCTCGCGTCGCTGCAGACGGACGTCGCAAAGAAGCCAAGTGCACCACGAAGTCCTCGTATAGACGTCGAACCACTTTACACGGCCGTGAAAGCTTCTATAAGCGACGCCGACTGGACAATATATAAAAAAGCCCTGTCCTTTTTCCTGCTCGGCAACTTGAACCAAGAGGAGCTTACCCACAAGCTATCCAAGATCCTAACGACGCCCGCGCTCGAACACGCACACAATGCTCTCTTTACGGCTATATACGGCAACATATGGCGTGATGCACCAGACGCAGGCATCGCGAGCTGGGTCAGTAGTAGTGACAAGCCGACGAGCGGGACGATCAAGGGGACAGGGGATGAGAGCGAGAAGAGGCTCAAACATGAAGTCATGCAGTTGAGTCggagagagagaaagaggtTAAAAGGGATACCCGCAGGCGAGAGTCCGTTGAGCACAGGACTGGAGGGGCTGGGTGGTGCTGCGACCGGACCGGCGCAAGAGTACGTTGAGGCGAGACGGGCGAAGCAGATGGACGTTGGCGCAAATAACATCCAAGGCGGAGGAGGATTCGGCAAGACGA ACTGGGATCTTGAGATTCGTAAACGCTATACTTcagccctctacgtcgagACGCACGAGTTCCCTACGGCGACCACAATAGGCTATCGCCTTCTTCCCATATGCTACGAGTTCGGACTTCCACAAGGTCACACGGTCGATTGCCCAGACTACCTCAATATTGCAACCGAAACATACATCAAGGAGGCTTTGGCCAACCTGCTGGGCAAAGTCAGCAGTAACGGCCCTGGTTATGTTCGCACAGGCGAGTTCAAGAAGAAGCTGGCGCGCGAGGAACGGCTAGCCGAGCGGGGCGAATTGCTAAGGGGAAGCGGCGGCGAACTGCCCATTGAAACAGAAGAGCGACGGAAGAGAAAACTATTATGCATGGAGGACTTGAGGCTTGCGCTGGATCTTGGGGACTCGTATCTGGGCCAAACACCACTTATTGCTGGATCGATAATGAATTCGAGGTTTCTGGATACCGAGGGCATAGAGGAGATATACGACGAGCCTGCGAAACCACTTACCAATGGTGCACTCACAAATGGCATTAATGGTACCGGTGCGACGAAACATCAGCTCAAGGGCGAAACGTGGACGATTGACTTTGGCGACCCGATGCAGATTGACGACGAAGTCAACACGAACTGGCAAGGGGGCGGTGTGCAGGATGTGCAGGAGCTGGACGACGCGCTCGATGACGTCCTCAATCTCGGTGATCTCTGA